Proteins encoded in a region of the Pseudomonas denitrificans (nom. rej.) genome:
- a CDS encoding porin, which translates to MNKNKIAVRRQLLPLALSTLALSSVSSGASADIMLYDKDDTTFSTDGYFNAFYVNSDVDRNGETYDRRQSRVKMGFLPNYIGFNFGKKIDGLTLTGRSSFWVTINDSEQDGTDTAIDVRQFYGNVAGDWGEVLIGKDFGLFSRSNIFLDELLAGFGNASDTLGLVDGKGVSFGNIGTGYPYPFPTSQITYRNNNLVEGLHIAVGIMDPIDTNQIDKDASDGLDDKAYQDNPRYESEISYQFDVGGAKIYSWVNGAYQTSKNTNDEVDSVTSKGLGYGIQAKMGGFSLTGSGFTAKGINPFFTNNAGEAALREVDSRGVLLQGSYSWGKNRVALSTGETRDDGNGLGSAADYSTQGIAYFRTINDNLKLVAEYNVYEIDGRKGSTVSEDTDTFAVGAVLNW; encoded by the coding sequence ATGAACAAGAACAAGATCGCCGTCCGCCGCCAGCTGCTGCCGCTGGCATTGTCCACCCTGGCCCTGTCTTCAGTGTCGAGCGGGGCCAGCGCCGACATCATGCTGTACGACAAGGACGACACGACCTTTTCCACCGACGGCTACTTCAATGCCTTCTATGTGAACAGCGACGTCGACCGCAACGGCGAAACCTACGACCGCCGCCAGTCGCGGGTGAAGATGGGCTTCCTGCCCAACTACATCGGCTTCAACTTCGGCAAGAAGATCGACGGCCTGACCCTCACCGGGCGCTCCTCGTTCTGGGTGACCATCAACGACAGCGAGCAGGACGGCACCGACACCGCCATCGACGTCCGCCAGTTCTACGGCAACGTCGCCGGCGACTGGGGCGAGGTGCTGATCGGCAAGGACTTCGGCCTGTTCTCGCGTTCCAACATCTTCCTCGACGAACTGCTCGCCGGCTTCGGCAACGCCAGCGATACCCTCGGTCTGGTGGATGGCAAGGGCGTGTCCTTCGGCAACATCGGCACCGGCTACCCGTACCCGTTCCCGACCTCGCAGATCACCTACCGCAACAACAACCTGGTGGAAGGCTTGCACATCGCGGTGGGCATCATGGACCCGATCGACACCAACCAGATCGACAAGGACGCCAGCGACGGCCTCGACGACAAGGCCTACCAAGACAATCCGCGCTACGAGAGCGAGATCAGCTATCAGTTCGACGTCGGCGGGGCGAAGATCTACAGCTGGGTCAACGGCGCCTACCAGACCTCGAAGAACACCAATGACGAAGTCGACAGCGTGACCAGCAAGGGCCTGGGCTATGGCATCCAGGCGAAGATGGGCGGCTTCTCGCTCACGGGGTCGGGCTTTACCGCCAAGGGCATCAACCCGTTCTTCACCAACAACGCGGGTGAAGCCGCGCTGCGTGAAGTGGACAGCCGCGGCGTGCTGTTGCAGGGCTCCTACAGCTGGGGCAAGAACCGTGTGGCGCTGTCCACCGGCGAGACCCGCGACGACGGCAACGGCCTGGGCAGCGCGGCGGATTACTCCACCCAGGGCATCGCCTACTTCCGCACCATCAACGACAACCTGAAGCTGGTGGCCGAGTACAACGTCTACGAGATCGACGGCCGCAAGGGCTCCACCGTCAGCGAAGACACCGACACCTTCGCGGTGGGCGCCGTCCTCAACTGGTAA
- a CDS encoding LysR family transcriptional regulator gives MNFDWNDIPILLALARHGSMSAAGRALGVDPSTMSRRLVAAESALQTRLFIRDNAGYKATDAGTAFLGYAERILGDVQSMLLETRNEASAISGSVRITAVDFLFSHWLVQHMPQLARTYPNLQLQLIPANRALSFTRREADFALRLARPAEDAALVMRKVADIGFAIYAATPFAQVPPEQWPQQPWLGYGEDLDDTPEMCWLRRFVPDANFALRASSVTTLIHACESGLGMALLPCFLGEREGLVRLSGAVVVREIWLLAHRDAGRIGRFQAVSDWLREVFDQDAAQLSGEHLDVRALGAVEVSRG, from the coding sequence ATGAACTTCGACTGGAACGACATCCCGATCCTCCTCGCCCTCGCCCGCCACGGCAGCATGAGCGCCGCCGGCCGCGCGCTGGGCGTCGACCCCTCGACCATGAGCCGGCGCCTGGTGGCGGCGGAAAGCGCACTGCAGACCCGCCTGTTCATCCGCGACAACGCGGGCTACAAGGCCACTGATGCCGGCACGGCCTTCCTCGGCTATGCCGAACGCATCCTCGGTGACGTGCAGAGCATGCTGCTGGAAACGCGCAACGAAGCCAGCGCCATCAGCGGTTCGGTGCGCATCACCGCGGTCGACTTCCTGTTCAGCCACTGGCTGGTGCAGCACATGCCGCAACTGGCGCGCACCTACCCCAACCTGCAACTGCAACTGATCCCGGCGAACCGCGCACTCTCCTTCACCCGCCGCGAGGCCGACTTCGCCCTGCGCCTGGCGCGCCCGGCCGAGGACGCCGCGCTGGTGATGCGCAAGGTCGCCGACATCGGTTTCGCCATCTACGCCGCTACGCCCTTCGCCCAGGTGCCGCCTGAACAATGGCCGCAGCAGCCCTGGCTGGGCTACGGCGAAGACCTCGATGACACCCCGGAGATGTGCTGGCTGCGGCGCTTCGTCCCGGATGCCAACTTCGCCCTGCGCGCGAGCAGCGTGACCACGCTGATCCACGCCTGCGAAAGCGGCCTGGGCATGGCGTTGCTGCCGTGCTTCCTCGGCGAGCGCGAAGGCCTGGTGCGCCTCTCCGGCGCGGTGGTGGTGCGGGAAATCTGGCTGCTCGCTCACCGCGACGCCGGCCGCATCGGTCGCTTCCAGGCGGTCAGCGACTGGCTGCGCGAAGTGTTCGACCAGGACGCCGCGCAGCTCAGCGGCGAGCACCTGGACGTGCGTGCGCTCGGCGCGGTGGAAGTCAGCAGGGGCTGA
- the pqqF gene encoding pyrroloquinoline quinone biosynthesis protein PqqF: MNSLPAKTLTLANGLRATVIQAPGASRAAALLRIARGSHDEPEAFPGLAHFIEHLLFLCGERFVEGERLMPWVQARGGRLNASTRARQTDYFFEVPAADLGDGLARLVDMLARPLLDEAVQVAEREVLEAEFLARGRDPDTLIDAALALAVAPQHPLGRFVAGRRDSLKVENAEFQKALRDFIRSCQVGGALELWLQGPQSLEELAALVEREAAVFPSRALVESASAESLLPLVGQELKLRLPGAPRLVLTFALESVAGEGGALLEQLQGWLADEAPGSLLACLGQNGLADSARARLSRFAGGQALLRFDFELADAATSDLVESAFLSWLEALRKLPADILAAAPVDEPAGALEQLQRRAGSANPSAWLGQLVTPRMIRLLTCESVIGESLTSAGFTLDIARSPQRTIEPLRGEPWSFSPPQAAAHAEPAALYLRWRFLQPPSRPAFLCARQALRPLAGAARHEGASLRLEAMESDWTLMLSGAKNHLAELAECAIHALQHPAAAVLGQGARLHAAERRRREGEMPIRQLLDLLPQTLAGDSEASPDWSAAHWDDLTRGIELPDTLAGYSTTSALPPRSGPAGRHRQVLELPGEAALLLFCPLASRSAADEAAWRLLARVLEPAFFHWLRGERQLAYALYCGFRQVGMRRGILFAVQSPLLSAVELQAEVDSFLYRQGEALLRIDPQRVDSLRAPLAAELARAPGDFSERLQQDWSDQLAGVGPSHREAMVQALGNLCATELRAAHSALSSAQGGHWLLLSHA, translated from the coding sequence ATGAACAGCCTTCCCGCCAAGACCCTGACCCTCGCCAACGGCCTGCGCGCCACCGTCATCCAGGCTCCTGGCGCCAGCCGCGCCGCCGCGCTGTTGCGGATCGCCCGTGGCAGCCACGACGAGCCGGAAGCCTTCCCCGGCCTCGCGCACTTCATCGAGCACCTGCTGTTTCTCTGTGGCGAGCGCTTCGTCGAGGGCGAGCGCCTGATGCCCTGGGTGCAGGCCCGTGGCGGGCGGCTCAATGCCAGCACCCGGGCCCGGCAGACGGACTACTTCTTCGAGGTACCGGCCGCCGATCTGGGGGACGGGTTGGCGCGGCTGGTGGACATGCTGGCGCGGCCGCTGCTGGACGAAGCCGTGCAGGTCGCCGAACGCGAAGTGCTGGAAGCTGAATTTCTCGCCCGCGGCCGCGATCCCGATACCCTGATCGACGCCGCCCTGGCGTTGGCGGTGGCGCCGCAGCACCCGTTGGGGCGCTTCGTGGCCGGTCGCCGCGACAGCCTCAAGGTGGAAAACGCCGAGTTTCAGAAGGCGCTGCGTGACTTCATCCGCTCCTGTCAGGTGGGCGGGGCGCTGGAACTCTGGCTGCAGGGCCCGCAATCGCTGGAGGAGCTGGCGGCATTGGTCGAGCGCGAAGCCGCTGTGTTCCCGTCCAGAGCGCTGGTCGAATCCGCCAGTGCCGAATCCCTCCTGCCGCTGGTCGGTCAGGAGCTGAAGCTGCGCCTGCCCGGTGCGCCACGACTGGTGCTGACGTTTGCCCTGGAGAGCGTGGCGGGTGAGGGTGGTGCGTTGCTGGAGCAGTTGCAGGGCTGGCTGGCCGACGAGGCGCCCGGATCGCTGCTGGCCTGCCTGGGACAGAACGGGCTGGCCGACAGCGCCCGTGCGCGCCTGAGTCGTTTCGCCGGCGGCCAGGCGTTGCTGCGTTTCGATTTCGAACTCGCCGACGCCGCCACCTCCGATCTTGTCGAATCAGCCTTCCTTTCCTGGCTGGAGGCGCTGCGCAAATTGCCGGCGGATATCCTCGCCGCCGCTCCTGTCGATGAGCCCGCCGGCGCCCTGGAACAGCTGCAGCGCCGCGCGGGGAGCGCCAATCCCTCGGCATGGCTCGGCCAACTGGTAACACCGCGGATGATCCGCCTGCTGACCTGCGAGTCGGTGATCGGCGAGTCGCTGACCTCGGCCGGCTTTACCCTTGATATCGCCCGCAGTCCGCAGCGCACTATCGAACCGCTGCGGGGCGAGCCGTGGTCATTCTCGCCGCCGCAAGCGGCCGCGCATGCGGAGCCCGCCGCCCTATACCTGCGCTGGCGCTTCCTGCAGCCACCAAGCCGGCCGGCATTCCTTTGCGCCCGGCAGGCGCTGCGTCCGCTGGCTGGCGCAGCGCGGCACGAGGGCGCCAGCCTGCGCCTGGAGGCCATGGAAAGTGACTGGACGCTGATGCTGTCAGGGGCGAAGAACCACCTTGCCGAGCTGGCCGAGTGCGCGATCCACGCGCTTCAGCATCCCGCAGCGGCTGTGCTGGGGCAGGGCGCGCGCCTGCACGCTGCCGAACGCCGTCGCCGCGAAGGGGAAATGCCGATCCGCCAGTTGCTCGATCTGCTGCCACAGACCTTGGCCGGAGACAGCGAAGCTTCGCCGGACTGGTCCGCCGCCCATTGGGATGACCTGACCCGCGGCATCGAGCTGCCGGACACCCTGGCCGGCTACTCGACCACCAGCGCGCTGCCGCCGCGCAGCGGCCCGGCCGGTCGGCACCGCCAGGTGCTGGAGCTGCCGGGCGAGGCGGCGCTGTTGCTGTTCTGCCCGCTGGCGTCGCGCTCGGCGGCGGACGAAGCCGCGTGGCGCTTGCTAGCCCGTGTGCTGGAGCCAGCCTTCTTCCACTGGCTGCGCGGTGAGCGGCAACTGGCCTATGCGCTGTACTGCGGTTTCCGCCAGGTGGGCATGCGCCGCGGCATCCTCTTTGCCGTGCAGTCGCCGCTGCTGTCGGCAGTTGAGCTGCAGGCCGAGGTCGACAGCTTCCTCTACCGCCAGGGCGAAGCCCTGCTGCGGATCGATCCGCAGCGTGTCGACAGCCTGCGTGCTCCGCTGGCCGCCGAGCTGGCGCGCGCGCCGGGCGACTTCAGCGAGCGCCTGCAGCAGGACTGGAGCGACCAGTTGGCCGGTGTCGGGCCGTCGCACCGCGAGGCCATGGTCCAGGCGCTCGGCAACCTCTGCGCCACCGAGCTGCGCGCCGCGCATTCAGCGCTCAGCTCCGCCCAGGGCGGTCACTGGCTGCTGCTCAGCCACGCCTGA
- a CDS encoding acetyl-CoA C-acetyltransferase has translation MQDVVIVAATRTAIGAFQGSLANIPAHELGSLVIRSLLERSGVKPDQIDEVILGQVLTAGAGQNPARQAAIGAGLPVEVPSMTINKLCGSGLKALFLGVQAIRCGDADAIIAGGQESMSLAPYVLPKARTGLRMGHAELQDTLLRDGLIDAFNDYHMGITAENLAEKFGISREAQDAFAAQSQLKAASAIEAGHFKDEITPVLIPQRKGEPLSFDTDEQPRAGTTAESLGKLKPAFKKDGTVTAGNASTLNDGAAAVLLMSAERARSLNLPVLARIQAYASSGVDPSIMGIAPVTATRSCLEKAGWSLDDVELIEANEAFAAQALSVGKELGWNAEKVNVNGGAVALGHPIGASGARVLVTLLHEMLRRDAKKGLATLCIGGGQGVAMALVRD, from the coding sequence ATGCAAGACGTAGTTATTGTCGCCGCCACCCGCACCGCCATCGGCGCCTTCCAGGGCAGCCTGGCGAACATTCCCGCCCATGAACTGGGCAGCCTGGTCATCCGCTCGCTGCTCGAACGCAGCGGCGTGAAGCCGGACCAGATCGACGAAGTCATCCTCGGCCAGGTGCTCACCGCCGGCGCCGGGCAGAACCCCGCGCGGCAGGCCGCCATCGGCGCTGGCCTGCCGGTTGAAGTGCCTTCGATGACCATCAACAAACTTTGTGGCTCGGGCCTGAAGGCGCTGTTCCTCGGCGTCCAGGCGATCCGTTGCGGCGACGCCGACGCCATCATTGCCGGCGGCCAGGAGAGCATGAGCCTCGCGCCCTACGTGCTGCCCAAGGCCCGTACCGGCCTGCGCATGGGCCACGCCGAGCTGCAGGACACCCTGCTGCGCGACGGCCTGATCGACGCCTTCAACGACTACCACATGGGCATCACCGCCGAGAACCTGGCCGAAAAGTTCGGTATCAGCCGCGAGGCGCAGGACGCCTTTGCCGCGCAGTCCCAGCTCAAAGCCGCCTCGGCCATCGAGGCCGGCCACTTCAAGGACGAGATCACCCCGGTGCTGATTCCCCAGCGCAAGGGCGAGCCGCTGTCCTTCGACACCGATGAGCAACCGCGCGCCGGCACTACCGCCGAATCCCTGGGCAAGCTCAAGCCTGCCTTCAAGAAGGACGGTACCGTCACCGCCGGCAACGCCTCCACCCTCAACGATGGCGCCGCCGCCGTCCTGCTGATGAGCGCCGAGCGCGCACGCAGTCTGAACCTCCCGGTTCTGGCGCGCATCCAAGCCTATGCGAGCAGCGGCGTCGACCCGTCGATCATGGGCATCGCCCCGGTAACCGCGACCCGCAGTTGCCTGGAAAAGGCCGGCTGGAGCCTCGACGACGTCGAGCTGATCGAGGCCAACGAAGCCTTCGCCGCGCAGGCCCTGTCGGTCGGCAAGGAGCTGGGCTGGAACGCCGAGAAGGTCAACGTCAATGGCGGCGCCGTCGCCCTTGGCCACCCGATCGGCGCCTCGGGCGCCCGTGTGCTGGTGACGCTGCTCCACGAAATGCTCCGCCGCGACGCGAAGAAGGGTCTGGCGACCCTGTGCATCGGCGGTGGTCAGGGCGTCGCCATGGCACTCGTGCGCGACTGA
- a CDS encoding CoA transferase subunit B: MALTREQMAQRVARELQDGFYVNLGIGIPTLVANYVPEGMEVMLQSENGLLGMGAFPTEDTVDADMINAGKQTVTAVKGASIFSSAESFAMIRGGHVDLTVLGAFEVDVQGNIASWMIPGKLVKGMGGAMDLVAGADNIIVTMTHASKDGESKLLERCSLPLTGAGCIRKVLTDLAYLEIENGAFILRETAPGVTVEEIAEKTAGRLIVPDDVKEMTF; this comes from the coding sequence ATGGCATTGACCCGCGAACAGATGGCTCAGCGCGTGGCGCGCGAGCTGCAGGACGGCTTCTACGTGAACCTGGGCATCGGCATCCCCACCCTGGTCGCCAACTATGTGCCCGAGGGCATGGAAGTGATGCTGCAATCGGAGAACGGCCTGCTCGGCATGGGCGCGTTCCCCACCGAAGACACGGTCGACGCCGACATGATCAACGCCGGCAAGCAGACCGTGACCGCCGTGAAGGGCGCGTCGATTTTCTCCTCTGCCGAATCCTTCGCGATGATCCGTGGCGGTCACGTCGACCTCACCGTGCTCGGTGCCTTCGAGGTGGACGTGCAGGGCAACATCGCCTCCTGGATGATCCCCGGCAAGCTGGTGAAGGGCATGGGCGGCGCCATGGACCTGGTGGCCGGCGCGGACAACATCATCGTGACCATGACCCACGCCTCCAAGGACGGCGAGTCCAAGCTGCTGGAGCGCTGCTCGCTGCCGCTGACCGGCGCGGGCTGCATCCGCAAGGTACTGACCGACCTGGCCTACCTGGAAATCGAGAACGGTGCCTTCATCCTGCGCGAGACCGCGCCGGGAGTGACTGTCGAAGAGATCGCCGAGAAGACCGCCGGCCGCCTCATCGTGCCGGACGATGTGAAGGAAATGACCTTCTGA
- the nosP gene encoding nitric oxide-sensing protein NosP, whose product MHETQGVVRGMSSARDVEAVAQDLARQLIHPNLGFVLFFCSAEYDLPALAAALEQYFGGIDLAGCTTAGEITPQGYGRGCVTAVGFDLRSFAISCALVDEMERFSLIDAQQMVESLVADCRSAGLAPIKDHSFALTLLDGLSSREEVVLAALSAALGAIPHFGGSAGDDNHLTHTHVYYQGQFHTGAAVVVLFNTWLDFEVFTTHHVLPSEEKLVVTRADSDSRRVLELNAEPAALEFARLVGVPLEQLDFSLFPAHPLAVRVREQYYVRSIQQVNDDLSLTFYCAVENGIVLTAMSTGPLLPGLQAQFQRLHERLGPPLLTIGCDCFLRRLELEVAGDTEPTAEFLRSQQVIGFNTYGEQFNGMHINQTFTGVAIGRPRGNAGR is encoded by the coding sequence ATGCACGAAACACAAGGAGTCGTTCGCGGCATGTCCAGCGCCCGCGACGTCGAGGCGGTTGCCCAGGACCTGGCGCGCCAACTGATCCACCCCAACCTCGGCTTCGTGCTGTTCTTCTGTTCCGCCGAATACGACCTGCCGGCGCTGGCCGCCGCGCTGGAGCAGTACTTCGGCGGCATCGACCTGGCCGGCTGCACCACCGCCGGGGAGATCACCCCGCAGGGCTATGGGCGTGGCTGCGTCACCGCCGTCGGCTTCGATTTGCGCAGCTTCGCCATCTCCTGCGCGCTGGTGGACGAGATGGAGCGCTTCAGCCTGATCGATGCGCAGCAGATGGTCGAGTCGCTGGTGGCGGACTGCCGCAGCGCCGGGCTGGCGCCGATCAAAGACCACAGCTTCGCCCTGACCCTGCTCGACGGCCTGTCCAGCCGCGAGGAAGTGGTGCTCGCCGCGCTCAGTGCCGCGCTGGGCGCCATTCCGCATTTCGGCGGCTCGGCCGGCGACGACAACCACCTGACCCACACCCACGTCTATTACCAGGGCCAGTTCCACACCGGCGCGGCGGTGGTGGTGCTGTTCAACACCTGGCTGGACTTCGAGGTGTTCACCACCCACCACGTGCTGCCCAGCGAGGAGAAACTGGTGGTCACCCGCGCCGACAGCGACAGCCGCCGCGTGCTGGAGCTCAACGCCGAGCCGGCCGCGCTGGAATTCGCCCGGCTGGTCGGGGTGCCGCTGGAGCAGCTGGATTTCTCGCTGTTCCCCGCGCATCCGCTGGCGGTGCGGGTACGCGAGCAGTACTACGTGCGCTCGATCCAGCAGGTCAACGACGACCTCAGCCTGACCTTCTACTGCGCGGTGGAGAACGGCATCGTCCTCACCGCCATGAGCACCGGCCCGCTGCTGCCCGGGCTGCAGGCGCAGTTCCAGCGTCTGCATGAGCGCCTCGGCCCGCCGCTGCTGACCATCGGCTGCGACTGTTTCCTGCGCCGGCTCGAGCTGGAGGTGGCCGGCGATACCGAGCCCACCGCCGAGTTTCTGCGCAGCCAGCAGGTGATCGGCTTCAACACCTACGGGGAACAATTCAATGGCATGCATATCAACCAGACCTTCACCGGTGTCGCCATTGGCCGTCCTCGGGGCAACGCCGGACGCTGA
- a CDS encoding short-chain fatty acid transporter, producing MNSHAQTPGTVVQDSRSARFAMACSNWAERWFPDSWVFAALAVLIVSVAALAIGAPATETAKAFGDGFWSLIPFTMQMAFVVIGGYVVASSGPASKLIDLFARVPKNGRSAVAWVAVISMVASLLNWGLSLVFGGLLVRALARREDLKMDYRAAGAAAYLGLGAVWALGLSSSAAQLQANPASLPPSILAITGVIPFTETIFLWQSGVMLLALVLVSLVIAYMTAPGAASARDAKACGVDVSFTPPSAPKATRPGEWLEHSPLLILMLVALAAGWLVHEFSTKPAITAISGLNTYNLLFLMVGALLHWRPRNFLDAVARAVPTTTGVLIQFPLYGSIAAILTTVKGGDGSTIAHHISTFFVQIASHDTYALLMGVYSAVLGFFIPSGGGKWIIEAPYVMQVANELQYHLGWAVQIYNAAEALPNLINPFYMLPLLGVLGLKARDLIGFSFVQLLVHVPLVLFLLWALGTTLQYLPPVQP from the coding sequence ATGAATTCCCACGCCCAAACCCCCGGCACAGTCGTTCAGGACAGCCGCTCGGCGCGCTTCGCCATGGCCTGTTCCAACTGGGCCGAGCGCTGGTTCCCCGACTCCTGGGTCTTCGCCGCGCTCGCGGTGCTGATCGTCAGCGTGGCCGCACTGGCCATCGGCGCACCGGCCACCGAAACCGCCAAGGCCTTCGGTGACGGCTTCTGGAGCCTGATCCCCTTCACCATGCAGATGGCCTTCGTGGTGATCGGCGGCTACGTGGTCGCCAGCTCCGGCCCGGCGTCCAAACTCATCGACCTGTTCGCCCGCGTGCCGAAGAACGGCCGCTCGGCAGTCGCCTGGGTCGCGGTCATTTCCATGGTCGCTTCGCTGCTCAACTGGGGCCTGTCGCTGGTGTTCGGCGGCCTGCTGGTGCGCGCCCTGGCGCGTCGCGAAGACCTGAAGATGGACTACCGCGCTGCCGGCGCTGCCGCCTACCTGGGCCTGGGCGCCGTGTGGGCGCTGGGTCTGTCGTCCTCCGCCGCGCAGCTGCAGGCCAACCCGGCGAGCCTGCCGCCGTCGATCCTGGCGATCACCGGCGTCATTCCCTTCACCGAGACCATCTTCCTCTGGCAGTCCGGCGTGATGCTGCTGGCCCTGGTGCTGGTATCGCTGGTCATCGCCTACATGACCGCACCCGGCGCGGCCAGCGCCCGTGACGCCAAGGCCTGCGGCGTGGACGTCAGCTTCACTCCGCCGAGTGCGCCGAAGGCGACCCGGCCGGGCGAATGGCTGGAGCACAGCCCGCTGCTGATCCTGATGCTGGTAGCCCTGGCCGCCGGCTGGCTGGTCCATGAATTCAGCACGAAGCCGGCGATCACCGCGATCTCCGGGCTGAACACCTACAACCTGCTGTTCCTCATGGTGGGCGCGCTGCTGCACTGGCGTCCGCGCAACTTCCTCGATGCCGTGGCCCGCGCGGTGCCGACCACTACCGGGGTACTGATCCAGTTCCCGCTGTACGGTTCCATCGCGGCGATCCTGACCACTGTGAAGGGCGGCGACGGCTCCACCATCGCCCACCACATCTCCACCTTCTTCGTGCAGATCGCTTCCCACGACACCTATGCGCTGCTGATGGGCGTGTACTCGGCGGTGCTGGGCTTCTTCATCCCGTCCGGCGGTGGCAAGTGGATCATCGAGGCGCCCTATGTGATGCAGGTAGCCAACGAGCTGCAGTACCACCTGGGCTGGGCGGTGCAGATCTACAACGCCGCCGAAGCGCTGCCGAACCTGATCAACCCGTTCTACATGCTGCCGCTGCTCGGCGTGCTGGGCCTGAAAGCCCGCGACCTGATCGGCTTCAGCTTCGTCCAGCTGCTCGTCCACGTGCCCCTGGTGCTGTTCCTGCTCTGGGCACTGGGCACCACCCTGCAGTACCTGCCGCCGGTCCAGCCGTAA
- a CDS encoding cysteine hydrolase family protein yields MSTALLIIDVQSDLCTGDCACFDIDNVLQRINGLSRAAREAGVPVLLVQHEDDDLQYGSAGWQLESRLLTAPADLQVRKTTPDSFLRTELAELLQARGIDHLVICGLQSDYCVDTTTRRALAQGYAVTLVGDAHSTVDNAVLSAAQITAHHNAVLGSISSFGKRARVLPAADVQF; encoded by the coding sequence ATGAGCACCGCCCTGCTGATCATCGACGTCCAGTCCGACCTGTGTACCGGCGACTGCGCCTGTTTCGACATCGACAATGTACTGCAGCGCATCAATGGCCTGAGTCGCGCGGCGCGTGAGGCCGGCGTGCCGGTGTTGCTGGTGCAGCACGAGGACGATGACCTGCAGTATGGCAGCGCCGGCTGGCAGCTGGAATCGCGACTGCTCACCGCCCCTGCGGACCTCCAGGTGCGCAAGACCACCCCGGACTCCTTCCTGCGCACCGAGCTCGCCGAGCTGCTGCAAGCGCGCGGCATCGATCACCTGGTGATCTGCGGCCTGCAGAGCGACTACTGCGTCGACACCACCACCCGCCGCGCCCTGGCCCAGGGCTACGCGGTGACGCTGGTGGGCGATGCCCACTCCACTGTCGACAATGCCGTGCTCAGCGCCGCGCAGATCACTGCACACCACAACGCAGTGCTGGGCAGCATCAGCAGCTTCGGCAAGCGCGCACGGGTCCTCCCTGCCGCCGACGTGCAGTTCTGA